One genomic segment of Rhodopirellula islandica includes these proteins:
- a CDS encoding FtsK/SpoIIIE domain-containing protein, which translates to MKDSAVSPALLFAPERQRRLLHGLIQRVAASRDEHARLVRQQGDQHADIEQRLTDQLAAVKQNCHTDRLNTLTQWDTAQEQMIAAYEVATLQTRDQLRRCGVRFRRQLAEDEAVIHGKVEKRLIAIKNQYDARKDQPKKLAAKEHHQLDATLAESNEDIEWARALTIRRLNRLLDVQTPSDLYAEFGESPPTKVEDALDLVRRQNRRLKSTVSEMQTGFAAHVVDAVYYLPSLVAVLLLIFSGLSILLKAEPLIHYLIGSVIVSGLIGFTCYLILMWPLRKMTRSLHPATERIRLASQDAVLRAKRISTAAAKKTSQELILLRDSHIKDAQQWQKNQLQDLREELAAKQVAEEARLQDQLNRIEEQFRTSFADLQQSMRERANQTATDISQKLTQSDAVAGQTLQAVAEQHRHTLESLAQRLQSGMHRGLTRILAANDLVEYRYPHWDELLSNPPPLHPGIDFLPVGSIRLGNRLKQQFDSALGYDTSHHVEQNGDAHDEADILNRLQVPDTMPIAMHRRMHSGVIIEAPTAHIEDAIKIAHQVLWRLLSAAPPGQARVTLIDPAGRGQNFSSFLALADHDPSLIHHRVWTQGDQITARIADISHHAENILQSCLRDQYERLEDYNKVAGSLAQPYEAIAAVGFPDGLSRDAHSHLASLIRSGIRCGVFVILVVDSKHEWPADMPMFDHPNLLRLRYGQAGLDTGEEAARKDPSAAFDGIDRSSLNAEPLQPNEDGIIPIGNKRRVRMLEEGLTAGHWRLLNAGLDECEFWPAPPPMPQDRSALIQRIGRLAQEASRVIVPLTSLMPNECIPTSDQTSTAADGLHIVIGSSGAGRNRSLDLGEGVRQHVLIAGKTGSGKSTLLHSIVTSGAAMYSPDELQFYLLDFKKGVEFKIYADAKLPHARVIGIESEREFGRSVLQRLDSEMTTRGELFRAAGVQELGAYRRARPDEVMPRLMLVVDEFQELFTRDDTLASDCTALLDRLVRQGRSFGIHVVLSSQSLAGANSLPRATLGQMAVRIAMQCSEADAALILSDDNTAARLISRPGEAIYNDASGLVEGNQPFQVAYLETAEQVRLLHEIGQRDEAWNRELGAAVVFEGNRPGRFTADMARQAIEASQPSDTLVGLLGEAVELGPPCALRFQSNTGRNALLIGSARNRPSVLSSIIASARAHRPDLSLVLFDGSRAEEGDSVVQWTQQHQVDAHVIRPRDAENAMIQLAEFVDARLGKPTQETSTTDGLATTAPSFSLDSDGTLVSAKTKADDVPPIATLPQSNDTPLLVVLDGLDRFRDLRQPESMNFSLDAATQISGCDALQTVLREGPAVNVFVIASLPSAETLNRWLPRQSHHDLELRLVGPLNAGDSSLLIDSPAAADLSAATMILYDDSDGRMTKFRLCDPPTSGELTSLLATT; encoded by the coding sequence ATGAAAGACTCTGCTGTTTCGCCTGCACTGTTGTTTGCTCCGGAACGCCAACGCCGTCTGCTTCATGGATTGATCCAACGCGTTGCGGCTTCGCGAGACGAACATGCTCGATTGGTTCGCCAACAAGGCGACCAACATGCGGACATCGAACAGCGTCTGACAGACCAGCTCGCTGCGGTCAAACAGAACTGCCACACCGATCGTCTCAACACGCTGACGCAGTGGGACACAGCGCAAGAGCAAATGATCGCCGCGTACGAGGTGGCGACCCTGCAGACACGTGACCAACTGCGACGATGCGGCGTCCGTTTTCGGAGGCAGCTCGCCGAAGACGAAGCGGTGATCCATGGCAAGGTCGAAAAGCGACTGATCGCGATCAAGAACCAGTACGACGCCCGCAAGGATCAGCCCAAAAAGCTGGCCGCCAAAGAACATCATCAGCTCGACGCGACTCTTGCGGAATCAAACGAAGACATTGAATGGGCTCGGGCGCTGACGATCCGCCGACTCAACCGCTTGCTTGATGTCCAAACGCCAAGCGATCTGTACGCTGAATTTGGTGAGTCCCCACCGACCAAGGTGGAAGATGCGTTGGATCTGGTCCGCCGACAGAACCGTCGATTGAAATCCACTGTCTCCGAGATGCAAACCGGATTCGCCGCGCACGTGGTGGACGCGGTGTATTACCTGCCCTCGCTGGTCGCCGTTCTGTTGTTGATCTTCTCCGGCCTCTCGATCTTGTTGAAAGCCGAACCGCTCATTCACTACTTGATCGGCTCCGTCATCGTATCCGGTTTGATCGGGTTCACATGCTACCTGATTTTGATGTGGCCTCTGCGGAAGATGACTCGATCTTTGCACCCTGCCACCGAACGAATTCGCTTGGCATCCCAAGACGCTGTTCTGCGGGCCAAACGAATTTCGACGGCGGCCGCCAAGAAGACCAGCCAGGAATTGATCCTGCTGCGCGACTCGCACATCAAAGACGCTCAACAGTGGCAAAAAAACCAACTGCAGGACCTCCGCGAAGAGCTTGCCGCAAAACAGGTCGCCGAAGAAGCACGACTGCAAGACCAGTTGAATCGGATTGAGGAACAATTCCGAACCAGTTTCGCGGATCTTCAGCAATCGATGCGTGAACGGGCCAATCAAACGGCCACGGACATCTCGCAAAAACTCACCCAATCTGATGCGGTGGCTGGCCAAACTCTGCAAGCGGTGGCAGAACAGCATCGGCACACGCTGGAATCGTTGGCGCAGCGACTGCAATCTGGCATGCATCGCGGGTTGACGCGAATCCTCGCGGCCAACGACTTGGTCGAGTATCGGTATCCACATTGGGACGAATTGCTTTCCAACCCACCGCCGCTGCATCCCGGAATTGATTTCCTGCCCGTGGGATCGATCCGGTTGGGCAATCGTCTGAAGCAGCAATTCGATTCTGCTCTGGGTTACGACACATCCCATCACGTGGAGCAAAACGGTGACGCTCACGACGAAGCCGACATTCTGAATCGGTTGCAAGTCCCGGACACGATGCCAATCGCAATGCACCGGCGAATGCATTCGGGCGTGATCATCGAAGCACCCACGGCCCACATCGAGGATGCCATCAAAATCGCACACCAGGTGCTTTGGCGTTTGCTCAGCGCTGCTCCACCGGGCCAAGCTCGTGTGACCCTGATTGATCCAGCAGGGCGAGGGCAGAACTTCTCCAGCTTTCTCGCTTTGGCTGACCACGATCCCAGCCTGATTCACCATCGCGTCTGGACGCAGGGCGACCAAATCACGGCTCGCATCGCCGACATCAGCCATCATGCTGAAAACATTCTGCAGTCGTGTTTGAGGGACCAATACGAACGTTTGGAAGACTACAACAAGGTGGCTGGATCGCTGGCACAACCCTACGAAGCGATTGCCGCGGTCGGATTTCCGGACGGGCTGTCTCGGGACGCTCATTCGCACCTGGCATCGCTCATCCGCAGCGGAATTCGCTGCGGTGTATTCGTCATTCTGGTCGTGGACAGCAAACACGAATGGCCGGCGGACATGCCGATGTTTGACCATCCCAATCTGCTGCGTCTGAGATATGGCCAAGCGGGCTTGGATACCGGCGAAGAAGCCGCTCGCAAAGACCCTTCAGCCGCCTTTGATGGGATCGATCGGTCCAGTTTGAACGCGGAACCGCTGCAACCGAACGAGGATGGGATCATTCCAATCGGCAACAAGCGACGTGTTCGAATGTTGGAGGAGGGTCTGACCGCTGGCCATTGGCGTCTTCTCAACGCGGGATTGGATGAGTGCGAATTCTGGCCCGCGCCGCCACCCATGCCCCAAGACCGCTCGGCACTGATCCAGCGCATCGGGCGTTTGGCCCAGGAAGCCTCGCGTGTCATCGTGCCGTTGACCTCGTTGATGCCCAATGAATGCATCCCCACGTCCGATCAAACGAGCACCGCCGCTGATGGTCTCCACATCGTCATTGGTAGCTCCGGGGCGGGACGGAACCGGTCACTCGATTTAGGCGAAGGTGTTCGCCAACACGTTCTGATCGCCGGCAAAACGGGCTCGGGAAAAAGCACGCTGCTGCACAGCATCGTCACATCCGGCGCTGCGATGTACTCTCCCGATGAACTGCAGTTCTATCTGCTGGATTTCAAGAAGGGCGTCGAGTTCAAGATCTACGCCGATGCCAAACTACCTCACGCTCGCGTCATTGGCATTGAAAGCGAACGGGAATTTGGACGCAGTGTCCTGCAACGACTCGATTCGGAAATGACCACCCGAGGCGAGTTGTTTCGGGCTGCGGGGGTCCAGGAACTCGGTGCCTATCGGCGCGCCCGCCCTGACGAAGTCATGCCCCGTTTGATGCTGGTCGTCGACGAGTTCCAAGAACTGTTCACTCGAGACGACACGCTCGCCTCCGATTGCACCGCACTCTTGGATCGCCTCGTTCGACAAGGCCGCTCGTTTGGCATCCACGTTGTTCTCAGCAGTCAATCGCTGGCCGGTGCCAACAGCCTCCCCCGAGCCACGTTGGGGCAAATGGCGGTTCGAATCGCGATGCAGTGCAGCGAGGCCGATGCCGCCTTGATTTTGTCCGATGACAACACGGCGGCTCGGTTGATATCCCGGCCCGGTGAAGCCATCTACAACGACGCCAGTGGCCTGGTCGAAGGCAACCAGCCCTTCCAGGTCGCTTACTTAGAAACCGCGGAACAAGTCCGACTACTCCATGAGATTGGGCAGCGAGACGAAGCTTGGAATCGGGAACTCGGCGCCGCTGTGGTCTTCGAAGGCAACCGACCAGGACGTTTCACCGCCGACATGGCACGCCAAGCCATCGAAGCATCACAGCCCTCCGACACCCTGGTCGGATTGCTGGGGGAAGCCGTTGAACTCGGCCCCCCGTGCGCTTTGCGGTTTCAATCCAACACCGGCCGCAACGCCTTGCTGATCGGTTCGGCACGCAATCGCCCTAGCGTCCTGAGCAGCATCATCGCGTCCGCCAGGGCGCATCGTCCGGACCTCTCGTTGGTCTTGTTCGACGGCTCCCGAGCCGAAGAAGGAGACTCGGTCGTGCAGTGGACCCAACAACACCAGGTGGACGCACACGTCATCCGGCCTCGCGACGCCGAGAACGCCATGATTCAGCTGGCTGAATTCGTGGACGCCCGACTCGGCAAACCCACCCAGGAAACTTCGACCACGGACGGACTCGCCACGACCGCCCCTTCGTTCAGTCTCGATTCGGATGGCACACTCGTTTCCGCCAAAACCAAGGCGGATGACGTTCCGCCCATCGCGACTCTTCCGCAAAGCAACGACACGCCCCTGTTGGTCGTGCTGGATGGCCTGGATCGGTTCCGCGATCTTCGTCAACCGGAATCGATGAACTTCTCGTTGGACGCCGCCACCCAAATCTCTGGTTGCGATGCGTTGCAAACCGTCCTTCGAGAGGGCCCGGCCGTCAACGTGTTCGTCATCGCGAGTCTGCCATCCGCAGAAACGCTGAATCGATGGTTGCCTCGGCAGAGCCATCATGATTTGGAATTGCGTCTGGTGGGACCGCTCAACGCCGGTGACTCATCGCTTTTGATCGATTCCCCCGCGGCCGCCGATCTCTCTGCCGCCACGATGATTTTGTACGACGATTCCGATGGACGAATGACAAAATTCCGGTTGTGCGACCCGCCCACGTCAGGAGAATTGACGTCGCTGTTGGCGACAACTTGA
- a CDS encoding sensor histidine kinase, with protein sequence MTLRTPVTLGVVLIVLVVLLTAVWISGTVWGAVRNDSTSGMFWVMLGAGAPLLIAILAGVIAYLTLSVKAFNLNRRQSNFIDSVTHELKSPIASLKLYLQTMTRHDVSVEQQKEFHLIMLEDVERLDSLINHLLDVARVDRGGEAYEACDLSLHTVLSKCAQGACVRYKLPPETVRVKCPPILVHAPVIQIEILFRNLIDNAIKYGGSPPKVELTAVCSASGDVTVSVLDNGTGIPANLRRKVFGRFVRLGSELERSQQGTGLGLYLVRNITHAMGGRINIQDGHWEVSTEPADHSPSDTPEGGLPETAPKSCQQGTRIDVTLPNGKLAESEPPPVSPPQDQASDIAED encoded by the coding sequence TTGACCCTGCGAACGCCCGTCACACTGGGCGTTGTGCTGATCGTCCTGGTCGTCTTGCTGACCGCGGTTTGGATCAGCGGAACGGTTTGGGGCGCTGTCCGCAACGATTCCACCTCGGGCATGTTCTGGGTGATGCTGGGTGCCGGGGCGCCGCTTTTGATCGCAATCCTGGCCGGCGTCATCGCTTACCTGACGCTGTCGGTCAAAGCGTTCAACTTGAACCGTCGGCAATCCAACTTCATCGACTCCGTCACCCATGAACTCAAAAGTCCAATTGCGTCGCTGAAACTGTACCTACAGACGATGACCCGCCACGACGTCAGCGTCGAACAACAGAAGGAATTCCATCTCATCATGCTGGAAGACGTGGAACGTTTGGACAGCCTGATCAATCACCTGCTCGATGTCGCCCGAGTCGACCGAGGAGGCGAAGCCTATGAGGCCTGCGATTTGTCTCTGCACACGGTACTTTCCAAGTGTGCCCAAGGCGCCTGTGTGCGATACAAGCTGCCGCCAGAAACCGTCCGCGTGAAATGCCCGCCAATTCTCGTGCACGCGCCCGTCATCCAAATTGAAATTCTGTTTCGCAACTTGATTGACAACGCCATCAAATACGGTGGGTCGCCTCCCAAAGTCGAGTTGACTGCGGTTTGTTCCGCCTCGGGAGATGTCACTGTTTCAGTTTTGGACAACGGCACAGGAATTCCCGCTAACTTGCGACGCAAAGTTTTCGGGCGATTCGTCCGGCTAGGCAGTGAACTGGAACGCAGTCAGCAAGGCACCGGTTTGGGGCTGTACCTGGTTCGCAATATCACCCACGCCATGGGTGGCCGCATCAACATCCAAGACGGTCACTGGGAAGTCTCCACTGAACCCGCAGACCATTCCCCCTCGGACACCCCCGAAGGCGGCCTGCCTGAGACCGCACCCAAATCATGCCAACAGGGAACCAGAATCGATGTCACTTTGCCCAACGGCAAACTGGCTGAGTCAGAACCCCCGCCTGTCTCACCTCCCCAAGACCAAGCTTCGGACATCGCCGAAGACTAG
- a CDS encoding NAD(P)-dependent oxidoreductase, which translates to MANDQSLPKIGWIGTGVMGASMCGHLLDAGYEVALTTRTLAKAESLLQQGASWFSTPKDVAANSDLIFTIVGYPHDVREVILDPETGVLAGCKPGNVLVDMTTSQPSLAVEIAEQAAKREVDSLDAPVSGGDTGARGGTLSIMVGGSKRALETIQPCLDLMGKTVVHQGGPGAGQHTKMVNQILIATNMIGVCEALVYGHKAGLDLPTVMQSVGSGAAGSWSLSNLGPRIIDNQFDPGFYVEHFLKDMGIALAECRAMKLSMPGLALAEQLYQSVAAQGHERDGTHALALAIANLSGIDWKNR; encoded by the coding sequence ATGGCCAACGATCAATCGCTCCCCAAAATTGGATGGATCGGCACGGGAGTGATGGGGGCCAGTATGTGTGGGCATCTGCTCGATGCCGGCTACGAGGTCGCTCTGACGACCCGTACGTTGGCAAAAGCCGAGTCGTTGCTCCAACAGGGTGCGAGTTGGTTCAGCACCCCCAAAGACGTCGCCGCGAACAGTGATCTCATTTTCACCATCGTCGGTTATCCACACGATGTCCGAGAAGTCATCCTCGATCCGGAAACAGGTGTGCTGGCAGGCTGCAAACCTGGCAATGTGCTGGTGGACATGACCACCAGCCAACCATCCTTGGCCGTCGAAATCGCAGAGCAGGCCGCCAAACGGGAAGTCGACTCGCTTGACGCCCCCGTTTCCGGCGGTGACACCGGGGCACGGGGCGGCACCCTGTCGATCATGGTCGGCGGAAGCAAGCGAGCACTCGAGACAATCCAACCCTGTTTGGATTTGATGGGCAAAACCGTCGTCCACCAAGGCGGCCCTGGCGCAGGCCAGCACACCAAAATGGTCAATCAAATTTTGATCGCGACCAACATGATCGGCGTCTGCGAAGCACTCGTCTACGGTCACAAAGCAGGCCTGGACTTGCCGACCGTGATGCAATCGGTTGGCTCAGGTGCGGCGGGCAGTTGGTCTTTGAGCAACTTGGGGCCGCGAATCATTGACAACCAGTTCGACCCTGGTTTCTATGTCGAGCACTTTTTGAAAGACATGGGAATTGCCTTGGCTGAATGTCGTGCGATGAAGCTATCCATGCCAGGTTTGGCCTTGGCAGAACAACTCTATCAATCCGTCGCCGCTCAAGGGCACGAGCGAGACGGCACGCACGCACTCGCGCTGGCCATCGCAAACTTATCCGGCATCGATTGGAAAAACCGTTGA
- a CDS encoding NHL repeat-containing protein: MQPHLLRNLVLAFAAIALLAPLPMLLADDLPVLPVEVLIGPTEPAPENAPAPGPLRTPFAVEFDSQNQMWIVEFDGGRVLRCPPNDPTKPEVIAGPESATEPNALGYVDGPAREARFNKLHNLVIDGNDVLYLSDHANHSVRRLMQNDQGEWIVDSFAGHGKSGPATDNVNRKQATFREPICITLDAKQNRLLIADIGNQVVRSIDLASGTVSILAGQTAKFRDPRAVELAPDGRLLVLERNGNRLRRVEANGSITTLAGSGQKGKADGDADQASFNGPKHMDVGDDGLVFIADDVNHVIRVYDPHTDVVQTLNLGEYTLRRPHGVCIHNDQLYIADSFNHRILRVPLTK; encoded by the coding sequence ATGCAGCCCCACTTGCTTCGCAACCTCGTCCTCGCGTTTGCAGCGATCGCGTTACTTGCCCCCCTGCCAATGCTACTGGCTGACGACTTACCTGTTCTGCCTGTTGAAGTGCTGATCGGGCCAACCGAACCGGCTCCAGAAAACGCTCCCGCCCCGGGACCGCTACGGACTCCGTTTGCAGTGGAGTTTGATTCCCAGAACCAGATGTGGATTGTCGAATTTGATGGAGGCCGAGTTTTGCGATGCCCTCCCAACGACCCGACCAAACCGGAAGTGATCGCTGGGCCGGAATCGGCAACCGAGCCGAACGCTTTGGGATACGTTGACGGTCCTGCTCGCGAAGCACGATTCAATAAGTTGCACAATCTGGTGATTGATGGCAACGACGTTCTGTATTTGTCGGATCATGCGAACCATTCCGTTCGCCGTTTGATGCAGAACGATCAAGGCGAGTGGATCGTGGACAGTTTTGCTGGCCATGGCAAATCAGGGCCGGCGACCGACAACGTGAACCGGAAACAAGCGACCTTTCGAGAACCAATTTGCATCACCTTGGACGCGAAGCAAAATCGTTTGCTGATCGCGGACATCGGCAATCAAGTCGTCCGGTCAATCGATCTCGCATCGGGAACGGTTTCGATCCTAGCTGGGCAAACCGCCAAGTTCAGAGATCCCCGTGCGGTGGAGTTGGCCCCTGACGGTCGTTTGCTCGTGCTGGAACGCAACGGCAATCGTCTCCGCCGCGTCGAAGCCAATGGCAGCATCACGACACTGGCGGGAAGCGGGCAAAAGGGCAAGGCAGACGGCGACGCTGACCAAGCCAGCTTCAATGGTCCCAAGCACATGGACGTCGGTGACGATGGGCTTGTCTTCATCGCCGACGACGTCAACCATGTGATTCGCGTTTACGATCCACATACCGACGTTGTGCAAACCTTGAATCTAGGCGAATACACCCTTCGTCGGCCCCACGGCGTTTGCATTCACAACGATCAACTTTACATTGCCGACAGTTTCAACCATCGCATCTTGCGAGTTCCCCTCACCAAGTGA